The genomic segment gaatttgaattgaaattggAGTTTGGGACGGTTAGTACCTCGGGAGGCACGAGAAACTTTGTCTCTGATGATGTTGACCTCGTCAACCAACGCGAACTCCTTGAACATTGCAAGCACTTCATCCTCCGTCATGCGCTTCGGCACTTGACCTACGAACAGCTTCACACTCTCCTCGCTACTCGATTTACTCTCTTCCTTCACCTCCGCCATTAATGACAGCCACAACTACCaccaatctctctctctctttctctctctctctctctgcttTTCTCCGAGTAACACTCTCTcttgcttttcttcttccgcTACGCTTCTTTCTCCAAAATCTTGGCGTGTAGCTTCGAAAATTTGGGCGCCTGTGCCTCTACGTGTCGTGTGATTTGGTTTGGATTGGAGTGGTCGCAGGGAAATAGCAACAGCAATTGCAATAGGAATAGCAGACGCGAACTTAGATCTTccataatattttcattaataaatattattaatattgtatagttattttgaaattagaaaATAGGATGGCGTTGTTAATAGTGAATAATGGTTTGAGTAAGGGCTGGAATGTTGGAAATTTTACGAAGATGCCACCAGGTACAGCTGTTCAGGAAGTGGGCTTGTTGGTTCGTCGTGGTGGTGGTAGTGGCGTAGTGGGTGCTGCTGGTGGGGTGGGTGCCCTTCATTCTTCAATCTTTATTCTCACTCAACTTATTAATTAAACTTCTAATCTTATAATCTAATCCAATCCAAATTCTAATCATTTTCTTCCTAATAATAATACCACTGTCTAAACATTCACGTGAAAAATAATAATCGATGTCATTATACACGCTGTTATCGCCTAATCTATAGGTTTTTGTGTCCCGGAAGAAATGGATCggataaattcataatatatcaaatacatcatttttattttaaatagttttaattctTATAGATTAACAAAACCATTTATACTAATCGTAAACTAAAAgcgaaataaatattaattttaccaCTAAATAAACAgatatttattcattaaaagattttttaatcttatattagtataaaattaaaactaatttggataaattaaataaaactttaaaattacaaaacttaCGTTTACTCTAATAAATTAACCTAATCATAACTGAACTAGTTTAATCTAAATTGATAAACTTTTTAAAGCTTAAATAAACAAACCCAATTAAATATACTCAAGTGAAATTTAGTTTTACTTTAAACTCACACCAATCCAAGTCTTAATCATGGCCACTGCACAATAAAGTATCAAATTCTCATATTCCttataatattatcttaatatggtgtttgaattttgaaaatcgCTATAGAAAAAATTGTCTATCCATATCAAGGTCCGTTAATTATACGTTATCcctttataaatttataatataatttagtttaaaacgAGTTAGGCAGAATTAGAAAACGTCCCATAAAGCAGTTACCTTGTCTTATTTCAGTAATCAAATTTAGTTGCAGATGGTTAATGAGACAAAGATAATGATAAATACTCTCATTGTTTCTTAATTCCttggaaaacaaagaaaataaagcaacaaaacaacaacatcatAATAACTTGTACAAAATATGCTAGTTGGACACAGACGTTGGAACCTGTCTTGTCAAGAAACTCATAACTTTGCTAAAAAAATGCACACAGCAATTCCCTTCTGCAATGAATGAGTATTTAGAAATCTAAAGTACATTGAACACATAGCATTTTTTTCTAATCATGAGCTGCAGCTGAACTTTGTCCTTTTCATGCCAAACCTGTTTCTCCAAAAGAGAATTATAAAGTGTTTGATCAGTTCAACAAGGCCCTATTCTACCATACATCTACATTTACTTACTGTTCTTTTGCTTTCTAAGATTTTAAATTCCATTcctttgtaatttattattattaaattcttACTATAGATCATGTTTTTTGCTAATATCATTTTGTGGAAAGTTATGGAACCTAAGAATCAAGACAAAATGTTTACTGTCTGATTGATTAATTTCAACATAACTATAACCTTAATCAGTAACAATTACTCAAACTACAAAACCAgatgacttttatttttttctgtatgGTAAGGCAAATTAACAGCAATGACAGTTAATTAAtcttgcttctttttttttttaaaaaaatttaagtattttttagtTTGAATCCATCTCATTTTGTGAGATGTAATTGTAACAATTGTGAGAACTATATTGAAGTAATTTTAGTCCTAAACTCTAAATGACTCTAATAGTTAACATGAAAAAGTAAGTTGGTAATAATAATGTTTGAAACATGGATAACAATAACAATTCGaattattaacttatttaagTATCAACAATATGAAAAGTGGTTAACCATAGTAATGAAAgaaaattgtttcaaaatttattttaacagccaaaaaagtaaaaactagTTTTGAAAAGTAagttaaacatgttttaaaattgtCATGAAACCAAAATGCACAAACActgtaaaaaaattacattattattcaAGGAAAAACCATGACCATATactacaaatttaattttctcatgCGCATGCTATGGTAATAAGgattttttatgcttaaaatataCAGAAATTAGATTGTTAAGATCATgtcaaaacagaaaaaaaaatataaggtttTTTGGTAAGTCATTATCTTGTCCTGATAAATTAGACAATGTTAATCACAGAATTATTGGGATTATATTGGACGCTACATAACACCAATATCATTATTGAGATTATGTGGAGAAGAAACTAGACAGTACTATTGGTTTAATTGGTGAGTCAGAGGCCTTTTTTTCCCTTACCCAGGCAATTGAGAGAAAATTACTCGTAATAATAGCATTGCTAATCACAACGGCCGAAACCAGACTAAAGAAAGAAACTTCCTTAAAAGCAAATGAGTTGGTTGCAACCAAAATTCCAATCAGGAATGTCTTGCACGTTATACCTAAGAGTATGTATCTTATCAAGTTTCTCCAAAAATGTACTTGCTGATCAAAATCCCCGACAATTAAATAGCCTTGAATACAAAACAAGAACAGGAAGTAAAAGCAAACACTATTTGAGAGAGGATAAAACTATCTAAAGATCCAAACCATCCATGCAAAAAACAACCAATATTCAATACCCTTTTGTTAATACAATTGTGGTGGTAAGGGAGAAAGTACAACAATTCTGAGTCTCTCTAACTGGTCAATACCACAATGCAGTAAGcctggaaagagaaaaaaaaaacagcatgACAACTGCATGGTAGAGAAATGAATCTCATAATATTCATTGCGTTATTGCAGGTCAAAAATGTAATCTGGTTCACGGGGGAATGCACTTCAAGTGACTGGGCAAATAAcgagaaacaaaaaagaatttCCCCAATCGGGAGGGGTTTTGTATGCAAAGGAATTATTAGTTCTTCAGCATTTCATTAATTGTAGTGGTTAGTTGGTGTAGGCACTGGCTATCAGTGGAGATTCCTGTCACTAGATTGCCTTCAATCCAGCGAGTTTCCTTAGCTCCTCGCACAGTATAAATGTAATTGTGGTTTGTGGCCCTAATCTTGCAAAAATTGCAAAGCCCCTGACACAAAAGTTACAGCATAAGTAAACTACTAATACACAAACAGTAGTTGGGATTTGTGAAAATGTCAGTAAGTCATTGATCATAAGATTTTTTAtgatgtgaaaaaaaaagagctAAGGAACAAGAATCATGTTGACCAACATAAACTCACCCTTTGTAAAGTCCCCTTGGACCCTCACTGAGCAGTACCTGGTACCAAATAAGAAATGCATCATATAACAACAGTAATTTTATAGTGAGTGCAGTTATGCAGACATGAATGGCATCCTATTCATAGTTGGGGTTTATGGAAGTCATTTCTTTATTACTATTACAAACTACTATAGTAAACAATTTCATCTGACTTTGATTCTCTAAACTCATTCAGAGAGAATTGATTTAgggcttcttcttctttgttgtTAAGTATCTTTCGCTCTTTcttgaataatatttttcattatagaCACAGGAGGGAGGCCAAGAATTTTCTAATCCAAAATACAATGCAATCATTCTTCTTGAACCTTTCAGGTGTTATTACATAAGCAGCCAGCACAGATTTTCTCTCAAAAAAGAATCAGGACAAGCTAGACTTGATTTCATGAATGCATGAAAGTAACATAGAACTTGTAGGCCTCCACTAaggaatttttcttttctttttacaagTTCCAGCAaggagaattaaaaaaattttgttcCCCAACTCCCTTTAGTCCATCAAACCTCGCCCTTGAGAGTCAGGGAGTCGTCTCACATAACACTATGATATTACGCGATGTcccattttagaaaaaatttgaGCTATGCTCTTTGGACCCTGCTACAATCAAGtagtcatcatcatcatcaaataaaACTGCCTGTCCCTTTATATCATTTCAGGGTTCAGCCACAAAAGTTTGTGAAGGTATGAAGAATGATAAATCTATATTGGGCAACAATATAAACTAATTGGGTAAAGCAACAAAAGAttgggagaaaagaaaagataaaaaaaattaatacctGGTATGCACAATGAAACCCTCCTTTATATATTCTAATTCCCGAGGCTTCTCGTTGCAGCATGAGACGTGTTTTAACCATATCTATGGGTGCAGTTACAAGGGTGCTAAGTATGCCTGCAACAGAGCTTGAGCTATACAAGGAGCAAACCGTGATTACTTCAGCAAGGTCAGATAAtggaaaagaaattatttaaaaaataatgataaattgtGAAGGCACAAGTTCAGTGGTATGCCAATCTAGAAAAAAGAGTGTTTCAGTTTGTCAGATGAACAAAACAGGTTAGACAACTTCCATAAGATATGTACTTTAGTTTTGATAcacaataaaatcatattatattattcagattaataatataattttttgttcaaatttCTTTAGTCTTATTATTCTAAGTCTGTCACCAATGATTTCGATCAATTTTCAGACCTTAACAAATATTCCATTTACTTTGAATCCGCTGGCATCAGAAAAGATGTAAAGAAGAAGCAATATTAGTAGCAGTGTCATACATCAAATGTATAGGAAATCCTTCTTCAAGAGATGTCCACCTCACTAAAATCtgcaaaataacaaaatttaacaaatgaTAAAAAGGTTAACAGCGAAGACAAAAATGAACCGGGGAGAGaagcagaaaaacaaaattacgcTTTAAAAGTTGACCTGCTTGGTTTCGTCATATGTAGCCAGCTGGGATGCAGTCAAGACTGCTGCTCTGGCCATGGCAGGGCCCACTCCCTTCCACAAAGCTTTGATTCCCTCTTCAGATAAAGTCCTTCGAAGCTCTGAAACTGGTCCACTCTTTCTCATGTCTGGATTCATTTGCAAACGAACCTGATTGTGGGAAtatgattttgaagaaaaaggaaaaaaacatttaatttaatactaaaAGATATGAGACTCACCTTGAGAACTTCCATTGGATTTGTCAGCGCAGTTGCAATTGCGCCAGCGAACATTCCCGAAGCAATTTTAACTAAAACATTGGAGGAGCCAAAAGCAAGATCACAGGCATACTTAGAGGGTTCATAAAGGCCCAAGCGGAGTCCTCCATAAACAAGTGACCTTGTAAGTGCAGGTGTCAAACCTTGATACAAAGACTTTGGTCCTTCATTTTTCACCgcacttataaatatttttcccTGGACAAATGCGCAGCTGATAAACTTTTGTATTATAATGTGATAACTAAGGTCTAAAGACGAAAGATTGTACTCAGCAAACTACCATTCCACTCAAAGGACCTTTCTGGCCTACAAGTTGCATTTGTAGCCTTACTTTCAATACATCTGCACAGAACATAGAAACATATTATATATGCAGCATCACCTTGTTCTTTCATTCATAAATACATCAAACCAGTCCTCAAGATATAAACGCTTATACAGTTTAGACACCACTTTGTCATAGCACTTTCAACATTGATGAGAAAATGGAGTAAGTGGATTCTaacaaattcataattttttatgcaTGTGAGCAAGTTTTATTTTAGTACTATTCATTCTCAACTTTGAGATCTTGATTTTGAGAACCTCTATTCTATACCAACCTCTATTCTAAAGAACCTTGAAACTAACTATTTATTCTCTCATCAACAGTTAAGATTTCCCACTAAAGCTAAGTAAATCCAATCTCTATATGCACACAGTGCCACGTTTTCTGTAAGTCAGATCATATTCCATACAACTCAATTCACTCTCAAACCCCATCTTTATAGGATATACTGAACATTAAAATTGGCTTAAATGTCCAACTTTTGCCATTAATATGTACATTAATATGAATTCAAATTGACCATTGCAGGACCAATCTGATGACATGCATAGCCTAAAGGAAGCTGAAAAGTGGTTCTAGACTGATAAACACTTTAAACTCAACCAAATCAACGAATTCAAATTGCAATTATGCACAAACCAGGGTCACAGACAGCACTTGATGCAAGGTAGTAGGTGAAGTAAGAAAATACTACTTTAGAAACCCAAGTTAATATCAAAACAGCCCTTAGAATAAACATAAAGTAGTAGCAAGGAATACAGCGAGAATCAAGGCACCTAAAGGGTGAGTAACTCCAGTTGCAACCGCCACGGAAAGTCCACTGGTAGCAAAGTGGTTGAAAACAGTGGAAGGCGACGCAGCCCAGTTCTGCTTCTCATCATGTTCGAGTCCTGACACATTTTCTTCTCAATACCCatcattcaaaattaaaactttgtACTTGACATGCAGAAGAAATCACGGGTACCCGATGTTACATTTAAAAGAACGAAATCATTTTGTTCAATTTGGTATTTTGGTTAAAGGAATAGAAGCAAACATAACCTGAAGGTGTGGAATTTTTGGAGGTTGAATTCTCAGGCATGTTGTAGCTTTCTCCCGATCACTGTGTGCGAAAACTGAAATGCCTTAACAGATCTTACTCTTTGATTCGTGATTCGAAACTGGGCACATGCATCCCCAGGTGAAGAGAAAACACCTGCTCCTGCGGGTTCGGGAAAGGAGAAGTATATGACTAAACAAATAATGttcttttttgttgaaattaaaCAACTAATAAATGAATTAACCATCAATCTCTtctcaaaaatatatttgaaggaTGGATTAATTATGTAGATTATTTTAATTCAGGGACCCATTAATAACAGTAGAATCGATTATTTATTCtacagcaaaaaaaaaagtagaaagtgagaagaaaataaatggaAGAAAATACTTTTAGTAACGGTGTATAGAATTTTTCCCATGattttacaataaaaagagTTACAAAATCTCTCtcagaaattttaattatatgtgaTGAGAGAGACTAAGATTCATagatattgtaattaatttaaaaatgctAGTAATACAGTCTTTATATTAAtagaaattattaagaaaaaacaaaattatgatgGATTTCACTTCTCATCCCTCTTAAAAACAAATGGtgtattaacatttttttaaaaaaattatattaatttaccATAAAACctttaatatgaataaaaattatacataaacaagtattgaatttattttgattatttgtcatgttttgttttgagattttgtatttgattttatgGATATGAGAAAGTGGTGTAagtaattttgtgtttttttaacgacaaagtataaatatatttaaatattatattagagCATCTAGTATGGTTCAATCCATATACAAAAAAGTTATGTATTTGATTTGTTTGACATAGTTCCTCATACTACGTGAAGAGACtaagtttatataattttaacttcCTCTAGTATATCCTTCATACATGATTTTGATAGATTTAACAAACCTTTCAAATCAGTGAATATTAACACATGtaagatataataaataaaaattaatgaatttctTGCTTCCCCATCTTTGCTATGGTTACCTTGTACATTCCTCATAATAAGCTCTCGTGCCCATGCTTATAACAGTTTATAACAcctcaattttttctttctaaaatttataattacaaaaaattacataatttaaaatagggttaaatatgtttttaatctctaAACTATCACGTTATTTTGGATTTTATCCTTTTTCgaaaggtttgttcattttcgTCCTAGTTAGAAAACTCgtatttttagtccttaaaaagcAACAGTGTTAGATTTTCTGTGAGCAACATGTGATGTCAGCTTCCATGTTAAGTGTGTGTcacatttctcttttttttttctttctgatttCACACGGGTTGCTATAGTTGACATAGCCGTAACTGAGCAATCTTCTGCTAGTCAAGTCCCTGCAAACCCTAACAGACACAACTTGGCCCAATTGACTGAACAGGTCATAAAGTTGTGAGTCTATGACGTTGGGGCCGAGATCTCAAACGTAAAGCAATGTCGTCACGAACTGGTTTCCCCCAGCAGCAGCACTACCGTTGGGACCGGGCATTGCATTTTGAGGCTAAACTTGAACCTGAGTCATCTcaagaaaaaataacaacaattacacaaaaaacaaaaactgaattttattttcccGAAAAGAAATCCCTAATTtccctttttttcctttttttctttttttgctcttcctcctcctcttgtTATTCGGAATAATAAAACCCTAGGAAGAACAGAAAAGCTAGCCAGACTCGGGTAGATGCACGAACGATAATGCAGACTTGAGAGAAACtcttaatttgtttgttttgtgtgtgagAAAGGCGAGGAGAGGGAAGGGAAAAGAGAAACAGGGGTTGATGCGAAGCGGATAAGGAGTTGTCGTCGGCAAAAATCACGGCGGCGCGTGAGGGTAGGGGGAGAATTGAAATAGTAAGGTAAAGAGAGAGAAAGCGAGAGAGCAGTAGATACTGCGCGCAGGAAAAGAATAAAGAGAAATGCGGCACACACTTAACATGGAAGCTGGCATCACACATGACTCATCGTTAGCCACGTCACAAAAAAATCTAACGTCATTgctttttaaggactaaaaatacGAGTTTCCTAATTAAGACGACCAAAATGAGCAAACCTTTCGAAGAGGGACGAAACCCAAAATAGCATGATAATTCAGGgactaaaagtatatttaaccctttaaaataaaacttcattcttattttattaaaatcccAATTAAAACacactttattaaaaagaaaaaatctaaGACTAAAACATTATCTCAAATGTCTTACTATATTAACCATTCTTCCTAAGGTTTTACATTTTCGTCAACATTTGTACTATCATCTACTCttgtataaaaataatcattgcAGATAGAAACCACCAGATAAAATGGGTGAGCTAACGTaaaaccaaaatattttctttaaaaacaaaatttttccAATAATCATTACATTTAATAAaccaataaaacaaatataaaataaataaataaattcttttcaAGAAAATGCACACACAATGCCCTCAATGGGCAACCTCCCCAGCCAAAAATGAAACAATATCATCCTCACACGATAGTCTCTTTAACCAAAAGTGTAACATATCATCCTCACATGACAACCTCCCCAACCAAAAGTGGAACACATCACCCTCACACAGCGGCCTCTTTGGCCAAAAGTGAAACACATCACCCTTATACAACAACCTTCCCAACCAAAAGTGAAACACATCGCCCTCACATAcattcacaaataaaaaaatgttcacTTTCACAAAACTCATCCTTTGTGTTAGAATCACACAGTGCAATGTTCGTGAGCGAATAATAACCAAGATAGGTGAATTGGTTTTCTTGATAAAAGTAGTGCCTTTTTATAAAATCTTCCccttttaaaaagtaacttAGCAACACAAATAATTACTTCAAGTAATaacaagtaaataaaataatgtaggGAAAGAGAAGCTTGCACAAGtgattttatattggttcagaTCAAAACATCATATGTCCTATTATTAATCTCTCTAAAAGAGTGATTAACCAATAACTAATAAGTAACAAAAACTTACAATAATAGAGTAGAGTAAAGGTTTAGAGTTCACCTCTCTTGACACACAAGAGATGACTATCACTTCTTTTTCACACACAAAAGCATGAACAATTTGAGCTTGCAACAACATATATGCTTTCACTTAGACACACTAATAAAAGCATTTCCTTCTACCAACACAAGGTTCATAAGCTACTTAAAACACAAAGAGTTGTAAATAAAAGCACTTGAGTTCTTAGACAGATTtggttaaaaatgaaagttcTCATAAGCAAAGTATTTATAGGCTCAGTTCAAAATTTGGTCAAAAGATAAAGAGTTTTTTTGCCAGTATCGTCGATGACCGATTATCccaagtgataatcgattatttacgaaccattttgaaagttatttttcctgatataatcaattatcacaagtaataatcgattatctgtgagccttttcaaaatttgtttttctaagataatttataatctcaagtgataatcgattttaactaggataatcgattatcccaa from the Vigna angularis cultivar LongXiaoDou No.4 chromosome 3, ASM1680809v1, whole genome shotgun sequence genome contains:
- the LOC108325064 gene encoding uncharacterized protein LOC108325064 isoform X1 gives rise to the protein MPENSTSKNSTPSGLEHDEKQNWAASPSTVFNHFATSGLSVAVATGVTHPLDVLKVRLQMQLVGQKGPLSGMGKIFISAVKNEGPKSLYQGLTPALTRSLVYGGLRLGLYEPSKYACDLAFGSSNVLVKIASGMFAGAIATALTNPMEVLKVRLQMNPDMRKSGPVSELRRTLSEEGIKALWKGVGPAMARAAVLTASQLATYDETKQILVRWTSLEEGFPIHLISSSVAGILSTLVTAPIDMVKTRLMLQREASGIRIYKGGFHCAYQVLLSEGPRGLYKGGFAIFARLGPQTTITFILCEELRKLAGLKAI
- the LOC108325064 gene encoding uncharacterized protein LOC108325064 isoform X2, which produces MPENSTSKNSTPSGLEHDEKQNWAASPSTVFNHFATSGLSVAVATGVTHPLDVLKVRLQMQLVGQKGPLSGMGKIFISAVKNEGPKSLYQGLTPALTRSLVYGGLRLGLYEPSKYACDLAFGSSNVLVKIASGMFAGAIATALTNPMEVLKVRLQMNPDMRKSGPVSELRRTLSEEGIKALWKGVGPAMARAAVLTASQLATYDETKQILVRWTSLEEGFPIHLMYDTATNIASSLHLF